In one Pseudomonas sp. Bout1 genomic region, the following are encoded:
- a CDS encoding ABC transporter permease, translating into MARLPLLRLFSLALRQLLRDARAGELRVLFFALLVAVAASTAIGYFGARLNGAMMLRATEFLAADLVLEGSSPARTEQIQSGTELGLQHARVVEFSSVIATDNGIQLSSIKAVNDEYPLRGELKSAAEPFGEETAGGGPKPGEAWVEARLLTALGLKIGDSIDVGMKTLRLARVLTYEPDRAGNFYSLTPRVMINLADLDATGVVQPGSRVSYRDLWRAPQGGTVLQTYRDLVKPGLAANQRLQDARDGNQQIGGALGKAERYLNMASLVAVLLSGVAVALSANRFASRRFDASALLRCLGLSRRETMLLFSLQLTVLGLLASLTGALLGWLAQLGLFALLHDLLPADVPPGGLLPAVAGIGTGLVALAGFALPPLAALGRVPPLRVLRRDLLPIPSSTWMVYGAALFALGLIMWRLSLDLVLTFALLGGGVIAALILGGLLLLLLQSLRRLLARASLPWRLGLGQLLRHPLAAAGQSLAFGLILLSMGLIALLRGELLDTWQNQLPKDAPNYFALNILPADKDTFGARLLELQAQSAPLYPVVPGRLISINGAPVQEIVSKDSSGDRAVQRDLSLTWAADLPPGNKLTAGSWWTAQPTDEIPGVSVEAKVADSLKLKLNDHLVFTVGGENREARVTSLREINWDNFQPNFFMIFQPGTLKDLPATYLTSFYLAPGHDQQIVDLSRAFPAVTILQVEALLEQLRSILAQVTLAVEYVLLFVLAAGMAVLFSGLQATLDERIRQGALLRALGAERKLLVKARRIEFGLLGAVSGLLAALGTELVTLVLYRYAFDLTWHPHPWLLLLPVIGAILIGGAGVFGTRRALNASPLTVLREG; encoded by the coding sequence ATGGCACGCTTGCCCTTGTTGCGCCTGTTCAGCCTTGCCCTTCGCCAGTTGCTGCGCGATGCCCGCGCCGGCGAACTGCGTGTGCTGTTCTTCGCCCTGCTGGTGGCCGTCGCCGCCAGCACCGCCATCGGTTACTTCGGTGCACGCCTGAACGGCGCCATGATGTTGCGCGCCACGGAGTTTTTGGCAGCCGACTTGGTGCTGGAAGGCAGTTCCCCCGCCCGCACCGAACAAATCCAGAGCGGCACCGAGCTGGGTTTGCAGCACGCCAGGGTCGTGGAGTTCTCCAGCGTGATTGCCACCGACAATGGCATCCAGCTGTCCAGCATCAAGGCGGTCAACGACGAGTACCCATTGCGTGGCGAGCTGAAGAGCGCTGCCGAGCCCTTCGGCGAGGAAACCGCAGGCGGTGGGCCAAAACCCGGTGAAGCCTGGGTGGAAGCGCGCCTGCTGACGGCCCTGGGCCTGAAGATCGGCGACAGCATCGACGTTGGCATGAAGACCCTGCGCCTGGCACGGGTACTGACCTACGAGCCCGACCGCGCTGGCAACTTCTATAGCCTGACGCCCAGGGTAATGATCAACCTGGCCGACCTCGATGCCACCGGCGTGGTGCAGCCCGGCAGCCGCGTGAGTTACCGCGACCTGTGGCGCGCGCCGCAAGGCGGTACCGTGCTGCAAACCTACCGCGACCTGGTCAAGCCAGGCCTGGCTGCCAACCAGCGGCTGCAGGATGCCCGCGACGGCAACCAACAGATTGGGGGGGCACTGGGCAAGGCCGAGCGTTACTTGAACATGGCCAGCCTGGTGGCGGTGCTGCTCTCCGGCGTGGCGGTGGCGCTCTCGGCGAACCGTTTCGCCAGCCGACGCTTTGATGCCAGCGCCTTGCTGCGCTGCCTCGGGTTGTCACGGCGCGAGACCATGTTGCTGTTCAGCCTGCAATTGACCGTGCTCGGACTGCTGGCCAGCCTCACCGGCGCCCTGCTCGGCTGGCTGGCACAACTGGGGTTGTTTGCGCTGTTGCATGACCTGCTGCCAGCCGACGTTCCGCCCGGCGGGCTATTGCCAGCCGTTGCCGGGATCGGCACCGGGCTCGTCGCCCTCGCCGGCTTTGCGTTGCCGCCGCTGGCCGCGCTGGGGCGCGTGCCACCGCTGCGGGTATTGCGACGCGACTTGCTTCCAATCCCCTCCAGCACCTGGATGGTCTACGGTGCCGCGCTGTTCGCGCTGGGCCTGATCATGTGGCGCCTGAGTCTCGACCTGGTGCTGACCTTCGCCCTGCTGGGCGGGGGCGTGATTGCCGCGCTGATCCTCGGCGGCCTGCTCCTGCTGCTGTTGCAAAGCCTGCGGCGCCTGCTGGCGCGTGCCTCGCTGCCCTGGCGCCTGGGGCTGGGCCAGTTGTTGCGTCATCCACTGGCGGCGGCGGGCCAATCCCTGGCGTTCGGGCTGATCCTGTTGTCCATGGGCTTGATCGCGCTGCTGCGTGGCGAATTGCTCGACACCTGGCAAAACCAGCTACCCAAGGACGCCCCCAATTATTTCGCCTTGAACATCCTGCCCGCCGACAAAGACACCTTCGGCGCGCGCCTGCTGGAATTGCAGGCGCAGTCTGCGCCCTTGTATCCAGTGGTGCCGGGACGCTTGATCAGCATCAATGGCGCCCCGGTGCAGGAAATTGTCAGCAAGGACTCCAGTGGTGATCGCGCCGTACAGCGGGACTTGAGCCTGACCTGGGCCGCTGACCTGCCACCGGGTAACAAGCTGACAGCCGGCTCCTGGTGGACAGCGCAACCGACCGACGAGATTCCAGGCGTTTCGGTAGAGGCCAAGGTCGCTGACAGCTTGAAACTCAAGCTCAACGATCACCTGGTATTCACCGTCGGTGGCGAAAACCGCGAAGCACGGGTCACCAGCCTGCGGGAAATCAATTGGGACAACTTCCAGCCCAACTTCTTCATGATCTTCCAGCCGGGGACCTTGAAGGACCTGCCGGCCACTTACCTGACCAGCTTCTACCTGGCGCCCGGCCATGACCAGCAGATCGTCGACCTGTCCCGGGCCTTTCCGGCAGTGACTATCCTGCAAGTGGAGGCGCTGCTGGAACAACTGCGCAGCATCCTCGCCCAGGTCACCCTGGCGGTGGAGTACGTGCTGTTGTTTGTGCTGGCGGCGGGGATGGCGGTGTTGTTCTCCGGGCTTCAGGCCACCCTCGACGAGCGGATTCGCCAAGGCGCCCTGCTCCGGGCGCTGGGTGCGGAGCGCAAGTTGCTGGTCAAGGCGCGGCGTATCGAGTTCGGGTTACTGGGGGCCGTGAGCGGCCTGCTGGCAGCATTGGGCACCGAATTGGTGACGCTGGTGCTGTACCGCTACGCGTTCGACCTGACCTGGCACCCACATCCGTGGCTGTTGCTGCTGCCAGTGATTGGCGCGATCTTGATCGGCGGTGCGGGCGTGTTCGGCACTCGCCGCGCGCTGAATGCCAGCCCGTTGACGGTGCTGCGCGAGGGATGA
- a CDS encoding ABC transporter ATP-binding protein, with translation MGASILTARNLSKVVPSAEGELTILHELSLELNKGDSLAIVGASGSGKSTLLGLLAGLDLPSSGEVTLAGQALSTLDEDQRARIRAEHVGFVFQSFQLLDSLNALENVMLPLELDGRKDARERARHLLERVGLGQRLTHSPRQLSGGEQQRVAIARAFAAEPDVLFADEPTGNLDSHTGERISDLLFELNKENGTTLVLVTHDERLAHRCRRLIRLEAGLMVAPLEP, from the coding sequence ATGGGCGCAAGCATTCTCACCGCGCGAAACCTTAGCAAAGTGGTTCCCAGCGCGGAAGGTGAACTGACTATCCTGCACGAACTGAGCCTGGAACTGAACAAGGGCGATAGCCTGGCTATCGTCGGCGCCTCCGGTTCCGGCAAATCCACCCTCCTGGGCCTGCTGGCCGGCCTCGACCTGCCCAGCAGCGGCGAAGTCACCCTCGCCGGCCAAGCCCTGAGTACCCTCGACGAAGACCAGCGGGCGCGTATCCGCGCCGAACACGTAGGTTTTGTGTTCCAGTCCTTCCAGTTGCTCGACAGCCTCAATGCACTGGAAAACGTGATGCTGCCGCTGGAGCTGGACGGCCGCAAAGACGCCCGCGAGCGTGCCAGGCACCTGCTGGAGCGCGTCGGCCTGGGCCAGCGCCTCACGCATTCGCCGCGCCAACTTTCAGGTGGCGAGCAGCAACGGGTGGCGATCGCCCGGGCGTTTGCCGCCGAACCGGATGTGCTGTTTGCCGATGAACCCACCGGCAACCTCGACAGCCACACCGGCGAGCGCATCAGCGACCTGCTGTTCGAGCTCAACAAAGAGAACGGCACGACCCTGGTGCTGGTGACCCACGACGAGCGCCTGGCCCACCGTTGCCGCCGCCTGATCCGTCTTGAAGCCGGCCTGATGGTCGCGCCCCTGGAGCCTTGA
- a CDS encoding arylesterase: MRMWFLSAGLALMCMAQNAAAGTVLIVGDSISAGFGLDTSKGWVALLGQRLKSEGFDDKVVNASISGDTSAGGLARLPAALAEHKPDVVIIELGGNDGLRGQPPAQLKQNLASMIDQSKASGARVLLLGMQLPPNYGPKYTTAFAEVYGALAKEKSVPLVAFFLEGIGGHPELMQADQLHPAVGAQGKLLENVWPTLKPLL; the protein is encoded by the coding sequence ATGCGAATGTGGTTTTTGAGTGCTGGCCTGGCCTTGATGTGCATGGCCCAGAACGCAGCGGCGGGTACAGTCCTGATCGTTGGCGATAGTATCAGTGCCGGTTTCGGACTGGATACCAGCAAAGGGTGGGTAGCGTTGTTGGGACAACGGCTCAAGAGTGAAGGTTTCGACGATAAAGTGGTCAACGCCTCCATCAGCGGCGACACCAGTGCCGGAGGCCTTGCGCGCCTGCCGGCGGCGCTTGCAGAGCATAAGCCGGACGTGGTGATCATTGAGCTGGGTGGCAATGATGGGTTGCGTGGGCAGCCACCTGCGCAATTGAAACAAAATCTTGCATCGATGATTGACCAGTCCAAGGCCAGTGGTGCCAGGGTGCTGCTGTTGGGTATGCAGTTGCCGCCTAATTACGGTCCGAAATACACCACCGCGTTTGCCGAGGTATACGGAGCCCTGGCCAAGGAAAAAAGCGTCCCGCTGGTAGCGTTTTTCCTTGAAGGCATCGGCGGCCATCCCGAGCTGATGCAGGCGGACCAATTGCACCCGGCGGTTGGCGCACAGGGCAAGTTGCTGGAAAATGTCTGGCCAACGCTAAAACCACTGCTGTGA
- a CDS encoding L,D-transpeptidase family protein: MLSRLSAVTCCLSLAALCAAGSAAALQLPLPPPGEDIVGQVQVIKAKYEDTFADLGTTYDLGYSEMVAANPGVDAWLPGAGTEIVLPTRFILPPGPREGIVINLAEYRLYYYPKGQNVVYTFPLGIGREGWGSPVAHTTITGKIPNPTWTPPASIKAEHAANGDPLPNVVPAGPDNPLGPFKFTLGTPGYLIHGSNMKFGIGTRTSHGCFRMFNNNVLEMADMVPVGTSVRIISDAYKFGAAGGKVYLEAHTPLNDDGTPSVVDKHTAVINALLKREDLSSNLRVNWDQVRDVVAAEDGIPTEIGVPGVAPMVSSTPIDQ, encoded by the coding sequence ATGTTGTCGCGCCTCTCCGCCGTCACCTGCTGCCTGTCTCTCGCTGCTCTGTGCGCAGCCGGTTCCGCTGCAGCCTTGCAGTTGCCTTTGCCGCCACCGGGTGAAGATATCGTTGGCCAGGTCCAGGTGATCAAGGCCAAGTACGAAGATACCTTCGCAGACCTTGGCACCACCTACGACCTGGGTTATTCGGAAATGGTCGCGGCCAACCCGGGCGTCGATGCCTGGTTGCCGGGCGCGGGTACCGAGATCGTGCTGCCGACGCGCTTCATCCTGCCGCCCGGCCCGCGTGAAGGCATCGTGATCAACCTGGCGGAATATCGGCTCTATTACTACCCCAAGGGCCAGAACGTGGTGTACACGTTCCCGTTGGGGATTGGCCGTGAGGGCTGGGGGTCGCCAGTGGCCCACACCACCATCACCGGCAAGATCCCGAATCCGACCTGGACCCCGCCAGCCTCGATCAAGGCCGAACACGCCGCCAACGGCGACCCGTTGCCTAACGTGGTGCCCGCCGGCCCGGATAACCCTCTGGGCCCGTTCAAGTTCACCTTGGGCACGCCCGGCTACCTGATCCACGGTTCCAACATGAAGTTCGGCATCGGCACCCGCACCAGCCACGGTTGCTTCCGCATGTTTAACAATAACGTGCTGGAAATGGCCGACATGGTGCCGGTTGGCACGTCGGTGCGGATCATCAGCGACGCCTACAAGTTCGGCGCAGCCGGTGGCAAGGTGTACCTGGAAGCCCACACGCCGTTGAACGACGATGGCACCCCGTCGGTAGTCGACAAGCACACCGCGGTGATCAACGCCTTGCTCAAGCGTGAAGACCTGTCGAGCAACCTGCGCGTCAATTGGGACCAGGTGCGTGACGTCGTGGCGGCTGAAGACGGTATACCAACGGAAATCGGTGTGCCGGGCGTGGCGCCGATGGTGTCGAGTACGCCGATCGATCAGTAG
- the oprI gene encoding outer membrane lipoprotei OprI — protein sequence MNNVLKFSALALAAVLATGCSSVSKETEARLTATEDAAARSQARADEAYRKADEALAAAQKAQQTADEANERALRMLEKASRK from the coding sequence ATGAACAACGTTCTGAAATTCTCTGCTCTGGCTCTGGCCGCAGTTCTGGCTACCGGTTGCAGCAGCGTCTCCAAAGAAACTGAAGCTCGTCTGACTGCAACTGAAGACGCAGCAGCTCGCTCCCAGGCTCGTGCAGACGAAGCCTATCGTAAAGCTGATGAAGCTCTGGCTGCTGCTCAAAAAGCACAACAGACTGCTGACGAAGCTAACGAGCGCGCTCTGCGCATGCTTGAAAAAGCAAGCCGCAAGTAA
- a CDS encoding GNAT family N-acetyltransferase, whose protein sequence is MSEALSIHHDQAGHQFETNVDGHRAYLTYMDLGKQTLDIYRTFVPNALRGRGIAAALTEEALKFAEEAGYTVIPSCSYVERYMERHQRHAAKL, encoded by the coding sequence ATGAGCGAGGCGTTGTCCATCCACCATGACCAGGCTGGTCATCAGTTCGAGACCAATGTGGACGGTCATCGTGCCTATCTGACCTATATGGACCTTGGGAAGCAAACCCTGGATATCTATCGCACCTTCGTGCCCAACGCGTTGCGGGGCCGTGGCATTGCTGCCGCGCTCACCGAGGAAGCGTTGAAGTTCGCTGAGGAGGCAGGGTATACGGTGATTCCGTCCTGCTCCTACGTGGAGCGTTATATGGAGCGCCACCAGCGCCACGCGGCGAAGCTCTGA
- a CDS encoding 3-deoxy-7-phosphoheptulonate synthase: MADLPINDLNVESNETLITPDQLKREIPLSDAALQTVTKGREVIREILDGTDHRLFVVIGPCSIHDLKAAHEYAERLKVLAAEVSDTLYLVMRVYFEKPRTTVGWKGLINDPYLDDSFKIQDGLHIGRQLLLDLAEMGLPTATEALDPISPQYLQDLISWSAIGARTTESQTHREMASGLSSAVGFKNGTDGGLTVAINALQSVSSPHRFLGINQEGGVSIVTTKGNAYGHVVLRGGNGKPNYDSVSVALCEQALNKAKIKPNIMVDCSHANSNKDPALQPLVMENVANQILEGNQSIIGLMVESHLNWGCQAIPKDLADLQYGVSITDACIDWSATETTLRSMHAKLKDVLPKRQRG; the protein is encoded by the coding sequence ATGGCTGATTTACCGATCAACGACCTTAACGTCGAATCCAACGAGACCCTGATCACGCCCGATCAGCTCAAGCGCGAAATCCCCCTGAGCGACGCTGCCCTGCAGACCGTCACCAAGGGCCGCGAAGTCATCCGTGAGATTCTCGACGGCACCGACCACCGCCTGTTCGTGGTCATCGGGCCATGCTCGATCCACGACCTCAAGGCTGCCCACGAATACGCCGAGCGCCTGAAGGTGCTGGCGGCGGAAGTGTCCGACACCTTGTACCTGGTGATGCGCGTCTATTTCGAGAAGCCGCGTACTACCGTCGGCTGGAAAGGCTTGATCAACGACCCGTACCTGGACGACTCCTTCAAGATCCAGGATGGCCTGCACATCGGTCGGCAGTTGCTGCTGGACCTCGCGGAAATGGGCCTGCCAACGGCAACCGAAGCCCTGGACCCGATTTCCCCGCAGTACCTGCAAGACCTGATCAGCTGGTCGGCGATTGGTGCGCGTACCACCGAGTCCCAGACCCACCGGGAAATGGCTTCCGGCCTGTCCTCGGCCGTGGGCTTCAAGAACGGTACCGATGGCGGCCTGACTGTGGCGATCAACGCCCTGCAGTCGGTCTCCAGCCCGCACCGTTTCCTGGGCATCAACCAGGAAGGTGGCGTGTCCATCGTCACCACCAAGGGCAACGCCTACGGCCACGTGGTGCTGCGTGGCGGCAACGGCAAGCCCAACTATGACTCGGTCAGCGTGGCCCTGTGCGAACAGGCGCTGAACAAGGCGAAGATCAAGCCGAACATCATGGTCGATTGCAGCCACGCCAACTCCAACAAGGACCCGGCCCTGCAACCGCTGGTGATGGAGAACGTGGCCAACCAGATTCTGGAAGGCAACCAGTCGATCATCGGCCTGATGGTCGAAAGCCACTTGAACTGGGGTTGCCAGGCGATTCCAAAAGACTTGGCCGACCTGCAATACGGTGTGTCGATCACCGATGCCTGCATCGACTGGTCTGCTACCGAGACCACCTTGCGCAGCATGCATGCCAAGCTCAAGGACGTCTTGCCCAAGCGCCAACGCGGCTGA
- a CDS encoding PilZ domain-containing protein, translating into MGRFFPHPDDVAVELTQRPISGISRQRLHTIGLGGVACNYPRAWRQGSAIELHIPSLGLTARYPGYVAWCRKAGNAYRIGIAFTDEQALFGARMGEQVCQIERYCRLHEGTQPTPRQSEALAREWVTHHAGEFSHEAFVQPALD; encoded by the coding sequence ATGGGTCGTTTTTTTCCTCACCCTGATGATGTCGCTGTCGAATTAACCCAACGTCCCATTTCCGGCATTTCCCGCCAACGGCTGCACACTATCGGCCTGGGCGGCGTCGCATGCAATTACCCTCGCGCCTGGCGCCAGGGCTCGGCCATCGAGCTGCACATCCCTTCACTGGGCCTGACCGCCCGCTATCCGGGCTATGTGGCATGGTGCCGCAAGGCTGGAAACGCCTACCGCATCGGCATTGCCTTTACCGATGAGCAGGCCTTGTTCGGTGCGCGGATGGGCGAGCAAGTGTGCCAGATCGAACGCTACTGCCGCCTGCACGAAGGCACCCAGCCGACACCCAGGCAGAGCGAAGCCCTGGCCCGCGAATGGGTCACGCACCACGCCGGCGAGTTCTCCCATGAGGCTTTTGTGCAGCCAGCGCTGGATTAA
- a CDS encoding thioredoxin: MHTDSEHRPIDGGGSSIVKELHLTDLDIDQQLLGLPGTSLVVFTGDGCSRCRFLHQQLPGWDLPVDRVCWVNAGHNGGAVERYEIFHLPALFVVCDGKFHGILASLTRLTASDLTQGVQQALKRTPEELP, from the coding sequence ATGCACACGGACTCCGAGCACCGTCCAATTGACGGCGGTGGCAGCAGTATAGTGAAAGAATTGCACCTTACCGACCTGGATATCGACCAGCAATTATTGGGGCTTCCCGGCACCTCGTTGGTGGTGTTTACAGGTGACGGATGCTCGCGCTGCCGCTTCCTGCACCAGCAACTGCCGGGCTGGGACTTGCCGGTGGACCGGGTCTGCTGGGTGAATGCGGGCCACAATGGCGGGGCGGTGGAACGCTACGAGATCTTTCATCTGCCGGCGTTGTTTGTGGTGTGCGACGGGAAATTCCATGGAATATTAGCGTCACTGACGCGTCTGACCGCCAGCGACCTGACTCAGGGTGTGCAGCA